In a genomic window of Helianthus annuus cultivar XRQ/B chromosome 10, HanXRQr2.0-SUNRISE, whole genome shotgun sequence:
- the LOC110885722 gene encoding putative ubiquitin-conjugating enzyme E2 38 isoform X2: MSPIATYTPRKSKKRVFPGSSSSYTEPDVIEITPLADQSSKTKVRVAQKEVVFHEIIDVDLDEDGDDLSFLGENGESNKKMKGISLGSSSASKLDAKKVESTNKGKEIPNSSKSFNPKSNYFDLDEYVFDDDYLKLQSLFDNVDLPTGVEAPIPWLQDSVQMKKTTPGNPFVTSNAVSEASGSRSNRETPSSSRLAGSSSRMTKPVNDEVMKMLQGFKKFDTVMDHSDHHYATTQPPKRCAKKIQEEWRILEKDLPDTIFVRVYESRMDLLRAVIIGAEGTPYHDGLFFFDVCFPTSYPKKPPLVHYHSGGLRINPNLYNCGKVCLSLLNTWTGGKQEKWVPGKSTMLQVLVSIQGLILNMKPYFNEPGFARSSGSVHGEQASLHYNENTLILSLKTMVYTMKKPPKNFEDLVVGHFRNCVVDILMACKAYTEGVQVGCLVKGGVQDVDEDNSKCSQQFRNDVASYSKTLIAEFMKIGAKEAEEFLHLSIKN; this comes from the exons A TGTCGCCAATTGCAACATACACCCCTCGGAAATCAAA GAAACGGGTTTTTCCGGGAAGTAGTTCATCGTATACGGAACCCGATGTGATCGAAATTACTCCTTTGGCTGATCAATCTTCGAAAACGAAGGTTAGGGTTGCACAAAAGGAG GTTGTCTTTCATGAAATAATTGATGTTGACCTGGATGAAGACGGTGATGATCTATCGTTCCTTGGAGAAAATGGTGAGTCTAACAAAAAGATGAAGGGTATTTCATTGGGTTCCAGTAGTGCCTCAAAATTAGATGCGAAGAAAGTTGAGTCAACTAACAAGGGGAAG GAGATTCCAAATTCTTCCAAAAGCTTTAACCCAAAATCAAACTATTTTGATTTAGACGAATATGTTTTTGACGATGATTATTTGAAGTTGCAATCCCTTTTTGATAACGTTGATCTCCCTACTGGAGTTGAAGCCCCCATACCCTGGTTGCAAGATTCCGTACAAATGAAAAAGACGACCCCTGGAAATCCGTTTGTAACTTCAAATGCAGTATCGGAGGCTAGTGGAAGTCGATCGAACAGGGAAACCCCATCAAGTTCAAGGTTGGCTGGAAGCTCATCTAGAATGACAAAGCCTGTTAATGATGAAGTTATGAAAATGTTACAAGGTTTCAAGAAGTTTGATACTGTCATGGACCATTCGGATCATCATTATGCAACGACACAG CCACCCAAAAGATGTGCTAAAAAGATACAAGAAGAGTGGAGGATTCTCGAGAAAGACTTGCCTG ACACAATATTTGTTCGAGTTTATGAATCAAGGATGGATCTTTTAAGAGCTGTTATTATAGGAGCAGAGGGGACACCGTATCATGACGGTCTTTTCTTCTTCGATGTGTGTTTTCCAACCAGCTACCCAAAGAAGCCGCCC CTTGTGCATTATCACTCTGGTGGTCTTCGGATTAATCCAAATCTGTACAATTGTGGTAAAGTTTGCTTGAGCCTTCTGAACACCTGGACCGGGGGCAAGCAGGAGAAGTGGGTCCCCGGCAAATCAACGATGCTCCAGGTTCTAGTCTCTATACAGGGTCTTATTTTGAACATGAAGCCTTACTTTAACGAACCAGGGTTTGCACGTTCGAGTGGTTCTGTACATGGAGAACAGGCTTCCTTACATTACAACGAGAATACGCTTATTCTATCACTCAAAACAATGGTCTACACCATGAAAAAACCACCCAAG AACTTTGAGGATCTGGTGGTCGGGCATTTTAGGAATTGCGTAGTGGATATTTTAATGGCGTGTAAAGCTTATACAGAAGGTGTGCAAGTTGGGTGTCTTGTTAAAGGGGGTGTACAAGATGTTGATGAAGATAACAGTAAATGCTCACAACAGTTTAGGAATGACGTGGCATCGTATAGTAAGACGCTTATAGCTGAATTTATGAAGATTGGAGCAAAAGAAGCTGAAGAATTCCTTCATTTAAGTATAAAGAATTAG
- the LOC110885722 gene encoding putative ubiquitin-conjugating enzyme E2 38 isoform X1 translates to MDLSPIATYTPRKSKKRVFPGSSSSYTEPDVIEITPLADQSSKTKVRVAQKEVVFHEIIDVDLDEDGDDLSFLGENGESNKKMKGISLGSSSASKLDAKKVESTNKGKEIPNSSKSFNPKSNYFDLDEYVFDDDYLKLQSLFDNVDLPTGVEAPIPWLQDSVQMKKTTPGNPFVTSNAVSEASGSRSNRETPSSSRLAGSSSRMTKPVNDEVMKMLQGFKKFDTVMDHSDHHYATTQPPKRCAKKIQEEWRILEKDLPDTIFVRVYESRMDLLRAVIIGAEGTPYHDGLFFFDVCFPTSYPKKPPLVHYHSGGLRINPNLYNCGKVCLSLLNTWTGGKQEKWVPGKSTMLQVLVSIQGLILNMKPYFNEPGFARSSGSVHGEQASLHYNENTLILSLKTMVYTMKKPPKNFEDLVVGHFRNCVVDILMACKAYTEGVQVGCLVKGGVQDVDEDNSKCSQQFRNDVASYSKTLIAEFMKIGAKEAEEFLHLSIKN, encoded by the exons ATGGATTTGTCGCCAATTGCAACATACACCCCTCGGAAATCAAA GAAACGGGTTTTTCCGGGAAGTAGTTCATCGTATACGGAACCCGATGTGATCGAAATTACTCCTTTGGCTGATCAATCTTCGAAAACGAAGGTTAGGGTTGCACAAAAGGAG GTTGTCTTTCATGAAATAATTGATGTTGACCTGGATGAAGACGGTGATGATCTATCGTTCCTTGGAGAAAATGGTGAGTCTAACAAAAAGATGAAGGGTATTTCATTGGGTTCCAGTAGTGCCTCAAAATTAGATGCGAAGAAAGTTGAGTCAACTAACAAGGGGAAG GAGATTCCAAATTCTTCCAAAAGCTTTAACCCAAAATCAAACTATTTTGATTTAGACGAATATGTTTTTGACGATGATTATTTGAAGTTGCAATCCCTTTTTGATAACGTTGATCTCCCTACTGGAGTTGAAGCCCCCATACCCTGGTTGCAAGATTCCGTACAAATGAAAAAGACGACCCCTGGAAATCCGTTTGTAACTTCAAATGCAGTATCGGAGGCTAGTGGAAGTCGATCGAACAGGGAAACCCCATCAAGTTCAAGGTTGGCTGGAAGCTCATCTAGAATGACAAAGCCTGTTAATGATGAAGTTATGAAAATGTTACAAGGTTTCAAGAAGTTTGATACTGTCATGGACCATTCGGATCATCATTATGCAACGACACAG CCACCCAAAAGATGTGCTAAAAAGATACAAGAAGAGTGGAGGATTCTCGAGAAAGACTTGCCTG ACACAATATTTGTTCGAGTTTATGAATCAAGGATGGATCTTTTAAGAGCTGTTATTATAGGAGCAGAGGGGACACCGTATCATGACGGTCTTTTCTTCTTCGATGTGTGTTTTCCAACCAGCTACCCAAAGAAGCCGCCC CTTGTGCATTATCACTCTGGTGGTCTTCGGATTAATCCAAATCTGTACAATTGTGGTAAAGTTTGCTTGAGCCTTCTGAACACCTGGACCGGGGGCAAGCAGGAGAAGTGGGTCCCCGGCAAATCAACGATGCTCCAGGTTCTAGTCTCTATACAGGGTCTTATTTTGAACATGAAGCCTTACTTTAACGAACCAGGGTTTGCACGTTCGAGTGGTTCTGTACATGGAGAACAGGCTTCCTTACATTACAACGAGAATACGCTTATTCTATCACTCAAAACAATGGTCTACACCATGAAAAAACCACCCAAG AACTTTGAGGATCTGGTGGTCGGGCATTTTAGGAATTGCGTAGTGGATATTTTAATGGCGTGTAAAGCTTATACAGAAGGTGTGCAAGTTGGGTGTCTTGTTAAAGGGGGTGTACAAGATGTTGATGAAGATAACAGTAAATGCTCACAACAGTTTAGGAATGACGTGGCATCGTATAGTAAGACGCTTATAGCTGAATTTATGAAGATTGGAGCAAAAGAAGCTGAAGAATTCCTTCATTTAAGTATAAAGAATTAG
- the LOC110885719 gene encoding protein SPA1-RELATED 4 isoform X1, whose amino-acid sequence MDQLVDDMDNSSDHDHDHENTVVGSLESKDVSLRQWLDNANRVVDALECLHIFMQIAKIVNSAHSQGVVLHNNRPSCFVMSSFNHVSFIESASCSDSGSDSYQDVTSSNISHNKVSEIDWGESNGKQTEEKEDRFPMKKILQMETNWYTSPEEAADGPSSCASDVYRLGILLFELYYPCSSPEEKNSNMSVVKHRMLPPQFHLKWPKEAFFSMRLLHPDPASRPKIDEVLQSEFLNGLREKLDEREAAIELEEKIVEQEMLLDFLVTLQQRKQEAADYLQKDFSILSSDLQQVTKLQASVRRKGDSNSMNSSKPDDFASSGSRKRIRTPKENQESSRLAKNFKKLESAYFLTRNRAVNSGWMNPFMEGLSKYMSSSKLKVKADLKLGDLLNSSSLVCSLSFDRDGEFFATAGVNKKIKVFEYESILNENRDIHFPIVEIPTRSKLSSICWNRYIKSQCASSNFEGVVQVWDVTQGQVAAEMREHQRRAWSVDFSADPKLLASGSDDGSVKLWNINQGASIGTIKTKANVCCVQFPCESSNFLAFGSADHRVYYHDLRNLSMPLYTLVGHKRTVSYIKFIDSKTIVSSSTDNTLKLWDLSDTASQVIDRPIQSFSGHVNVKNFVGLSVSGGYIATGSETNEVFIYHKGFPMPAMSYKFNTTDPISGNEVEDNEQFISSVCWRPQSSTLVAANSMGNIKVLEVV is encoded by the exons ATGGATCAATTGGTGGATGATATGGATAACTCATCTGATCATGATCATGATCATGAGAATACAGTAGTTGGTTCATTAGAGAGTAAAGATGTTAGTTTACGACAGTGGTTAGACAACGCGAACCGAGTGGTTGATGCGCTAGAATGCTTACATATATTTATGCAAATAGCGAAAATTGTGAACTCAGCACATAGCCAAGGGGTTGTTCTTCACAACAATCGGCCTTCGTGCTTTGTTATGTCGTCGTTTAATCATGTATCGTTTATAGAGTCCGCGTCTTGCTCCGATTCGGGCTCAGATTCTTATCAGGATGTTACATCCTCAAATATTTCTCATAATAAAGTGTCGGAAATCGATTGGGGTGAATCTAATGGTAAACAAACAGAAGAGAAAGAAGATAGGTTTCCTATGAAAAAGATATTACAAATGGAAACAAATTGGTATACAAGCCCTGAGGAAGCTGCTGATGGTCCGAGCTCTTGTGCTTCCGATGTTTATCGATTAGGGATTCTTCTGTTtgag TTATATTACCCTTGTAGTTCGCCAGAAGAAAAGAACTCCAACATGTCTGTCGTTAAACATCGTATGTTACCTCCACAATTTCATTTGAAGTGGCCAAAGGAAGCCTTCTTTTCGATGCGTTTACTGCATCCCGACCCTGCTAGCAGGCCCAAAATAGA TGAAGTGTTACAAAGCGAGTTTCTTAACGGGCTTAGAGAAAAACTAGACGAACGTGAAGCTGCAATAGAGCTCGAAGAAAAGATTGTCGAGCAAGAAATGTTGCTCGACTTTCTTGTAACGCTGCAACAACGAAAACAAGAAGCTGCAGATTACTTGCAGAAAGATTTCTCAATTCTGTCGTCTGATCTGCAACAAGTTACAAAACTTCAAGCGTCAGTTAGAAGAAAAGGAGACTCTAATTCGATGAACAGTTCAAAACCTGATGACTTTGCAAGCTCGGGGTCCAGAAAACGTATTAGAACACCGAAAGAAAATCAAGAAAGTTCTAGATTGGCGAAAAACTTCAAGAAGCTAGAATCAGCTTACTTTTTAACTAGAAATAGAGCGGTAAATAGCGGGTGGATGAATCCGTTTATGGAGGGACTGTCGAAATACATGTCGTCGAGTAAATTAAAAGTCAAAGCTGACTTGAAACTAGGTGATCTTTTGAATTCTTCAAGCCTTGTATGCTCCTTGAGTTTTGATCGCGACGGGGAGTTTTTCGCAACGGCGGGTGTTAATAAAAAGATTAAAGTTTTCGAATATGAATCGATCTTGAACGAGAATCGAGACATCCACTTTCCTATTGTTGAAATCCCGACAAGATCAAAGTTAAGCAGTATTTGTTGGAATCGCTACATTAAAAGCCAGTGTGCTTCAAGTAATTTCGAAGGTGTCGTGCAG GTGTGGGATGTTACGCAAGGTCAAGTAGCTGCGGAAATGAGAGAGCACCAGAGACGCGCGTGGTCTGTTGACTTCTCAGCCGATCCAAAATTGCTGGCCAGTGGGAGTGATGACGGTTCGGTTAAGCTCTGGAATATTAATCAG GGAGCGAGTATTGGTACCATTAAAACAAAGGCGAATGTGTGCTGTGTTCAGTTTCCTTGTGAATCTAGTAATTTTCTTGCATTTGGTTCTGCAGATCATAGAGTATATTACCATGATTTACGCAATTTAAGTATGCCACTCTACACATTGGTTGGACATAAGAGAACCGTTAGTTACATCAAGTTTATAGATTCAAAAACTATTGTATCATCATCTACCGATAACACACTCAAGCTTTGGGATTTATCCGACACCGCATCTCAAGTGATTGACCGCCCGATTCAGTCATTCTCTGGCCATGTCAATGTAAAG aattttgtTGGCCTATCAGTATCAGGCGGCTACATCGCTACTGGTTCAGAAACAAACGAG GTTTTCATCTACCACAAAGGCTTCCCTATGCCTGCAATGTCATATAAATTCAACACCACCGATCCGATATCAGGAAATGAAGTGGAAGACAACGAACAATTCATTTCATCCGTCTGTTGGCGCCCTCAATCGTCCACTTTGGTTGCCGCAAATTCTATGGGTAATATTAAGGTTCTGGAGGTGGTTTAA
- the LOC110885719 gene encoding protein SPA1-RELATED 4 isoform X2 — MSVVKHRMLPPQFHLKWPKEAFFSMRLLHPDPASRPKIDEVLQSEFLNGLREKLDEREAAIELEEKIVEQEMLLDFLVTLQQRKQEAADYLQKDFSILSSDLQQVTKLQASVRRKGDSNSMNSSKPDDFASSGSRKRIRTPKENQESSRLAKNFKKLESAYFLTRNRAVNSGWMNPFMEGLSKYMSSSKLKVKADLKLGDLLNSSSLVCSLSFDRDGEFFATAGVNKKIKVFEYESILNENRDIHFPIVEIPTRSKLSSICWNRYIKSQCASSNFEGVVQVWDVTQGQVAAEMREHQRRAWSVDFSADPKLLASGSDDGSVKLWNINQGASIGTIKTKANVCCVQFPCESSNFLAFGSADHRVYYHDLRNLSMPLYTLVGHKRTVSYIKFIDSKTIVSSSTDNTLKLWDLSDTASQVIDRPIQSFSGHVNVKNFVGLSVSGGYIATGSETNEVFIYHKGFPMPAMSYKFNTTDPISGNEVEDNEQFISSVCWRPQSSTLVAANSMGNIKVLEVV, encoded by the exons ATGTCTGTCGTTAAACATCGTATGTTACCTCCACAATTTCATTTGAAGTGGCCAAAGGAAGCCTTCTTTTCGATGCGTTTACTGCATCCCGACCCTGCTAGCAGGCCCAAAATAGA TGAAGTGTTACAAAGCGAGTTTCTTAACGGGCTTAGAGAAAAACTAGACGAACGTGAAGCTGCAATAGAGCTCGAAGAAAAGATTGTCGAGCAAGAAATGTTGCTCGACTTTCTTGTAACGCTGCAACAACGAAAACAAGAAGCTGCAGATTACTTGCAGAAAGATTTCTCAATTCTGTCGTCTGATCTGCAACAAGTTACAAAACTTCAAGCGTCAGTTAGAAGAAAAGGAGACTCTAATTCGATGAACAGTTCAAAACCTGATGACTTTGCAAGCTCGGGGTCCAGAAAACGTATTAGAACACCGAAAGAAAATCAAGAAAGTTCTAGATTGGCGAAAAACTTCAAGAAGCTAGAATCAGCTTACTTTTTAACTAGAAATAGAGCGGTAAATAGCGGGTGGATGAATCCGTTTATGGAGGGACTGTCGAAATACATGTCGTCGAGTAAATTAAAAGTCAAAGCTGACTTGAAACTAGGTGATCTTTTGAATTCTTCAAGCCTTGTATGCTCCTTGAGTTTTGATCGCGACGGGGAGTTTTTCGCAACGGCGGGTGTTAATAAAAAGATTAAAGTTTTCGAATATGAATCGATCTTGAACGAGAATCGAGACATCCACTTTCCTATTGTTGAAATCCCGACAAGATCAAAGTTAAGCAGTATTTGTTGGAATCGCTACATTAAAAGCCAGTGTGCTTCAAGTAATTTCGAAGGTGTCGTGCAG GTGTGGGATGTTACGCAAGGTCAAGTAGCTGCGGAAATGAGAGAGCACCAGAGACGCGCGTGGTCTGTTGACTTCTCAGCCGATCCAAAATTGCTGGCCAGTGGGAGTGATGACGGTTCGGTTAAGCTCTGGAATATTAATCAG GGAGCGAGTATTGGTACCATTAAAACAAAGGCGAATGTGTGCTGTGTTCAGTTTCCTTGTGAATCTAGTAATTTTCTTGCATTTGGTTCTGCAGATCATAGAGTATATTACCATGATTTACGCAATTTAAGTATGCCACTCTACACATTGGTTGGACATAAGAGAACCGTTAGTTACATCAAGTTTATAGATTCAAAAACTATTGTATCATCATCTACCGATAACACACTCAAGCTTTGGGATTTATCCGACACCGCATCTCAAGTGATTGACCGCCCGATTCAGTCATTCTCTGGCCATGTCAATGTAAAG aattttgtTGGCCTATCAGTATCAGGCGGCTACATCGCTACTGGTTCAGAAACAAACGAG GTTTTCATCTACCACAAAGGCTTCCCTATGCCTGCAATGTCATATAAATTCAACACCACCGATCCGATATCAGGAAATGAAGTGGAAGACAACGAACAATTCATTTCATCCGTCTGTTGGCGCCCTCAATCGTCCACTTTGGTTGCCGCAAATTCTATGGGTAATATTAAGGTTCTGGAGGTGGTTTAA
- the LOC110885721 gene encoding beta-glucuronosyltransferase GlcAT14B produces the protein MRLTQVKNTMMKFKEFKFPHFEKRWVLPLAMASIISIFLFTISLNLGTENKLNSFRIGSNKTGSFAEDKIQFPPPPPRPTVPRFAYLVSGSKGDLNKLWRTVRALYHPWNYYVLHLDLESPPEERMELASRVENDPVFSAVGNVYVIPKANMVTYRGPTMVSNTLHACAILLRKFKDWDWFINLSASDYPLVTQDDLLYAFRDLKRDLNFIEHSSQLGWKENKRAMPLMVDPGLYQNKKSDIFWVQPKRALPTTFKLFTGSAWMILSRSFVEYCIWGWDNLPRTLLMYYTNFVSSPEGYFQTVICNAPEFVPTVVNHDMHYISWDTPPKQHPHVLTINDTDKMIASGAAFARKFKQDTLVLDRIDRELLHRKNGSFTPGGWCKGNPSCTKVGKPTRVKPGPGAQRLRQLIGKLLQAPKFSQSQCQ, from the exons ATGAGATTAACACAAGTCAAAAACACCATGATGAAGTTTAAAGAATTTAAATTTCCTCACTTTGAAAAAAGATGGGTGCTTCCATTAGCAATGGCTTCAATCATATCCATTTTCCTCTTCACAATCTCTTTAAATTTGGGTACTGAAAACAAACTCAACTCGTTTCGAATCGGGTCAAATAAGACCGGATCTTTCGCTGAAGACAAGATCCAGTTCCCACCACCTCCGCCCCGTCCAACTGTTCCTCGTTTCGCTTATTTAGTTTCCGGGTCAAAAGGGGATTTAAACAAGTTATGGAGGACCGTGAGAGCGTTGTATCATCCATGGAACTATTATGTTCTTCATCTAGATCTTGAATCGCCACCCGAGGAGAGAATGGAGCTTGCTTCACGGGTTGAAAATGATCCGGTTTTTTCTGCAGTTGGGAATGTTTATGTGATCCCAAAAGCTAATATGGTTACATATAGAGGGCCGACAATGGTGTCTAATACGCTTCATGCTTGTGCTATTCTTTTAAGGAAGTTTAAGGATTGGGATTGGTTTATAAACCTCAGTGCCTCGGATTATCCTCTCGTGACTCAGGATG ATCTTCTTTATGCGTTTCGTGATTTGAAGAGGGATTTGAATTTTATCGAGCATTCGAGTCAATTAGGGTGGAAAGA GAACAAAAGGGCAATGCCATTGATGGTTGACCCGGGACTATACCAAAACAAGAAGTCGGATATCTTTTGGGTTCAACCAAAGCGAGCTCTCCCGACAACGTTTAAATTGTTTACAGGGTCAGCATGGATGATCCTGTCACGTTCATTTGTCGAATACTGTATATGGGGTTGGGATAATCTTCCAAGAACTCTACTCATGTACTACACAAATTTCGTCTCATCACCCGAAGGTTACTTTCAAACGGTTATCTGCAACGCCCCGGAATTCGTACCAACCGTTGTTAACCACGATATGCATTATATATCTTGGGACACCCCTCCAAAGCAACATCCTCATGTCCTAACCATAAACGACACGGATAAAATGATAGCAAGCGGGGCAGCATTCGCACGCAAGTTCAAACAAGATACTCTTGTTTTGGATAGAATCGACCGTGAGTTACTACACCGTAAGAATGGTAGCTTCACCCCAGGCGGATGGTGCAAGGGCAACCCGTCTTGCACCAAGGTTGGGAAACCGACACGGGTCAAACCCGGTCCAGGTGCTCAAAGGCTTCGCCAGCTTATCGGGAAGTTGCTTCAAGCACCTAAGTTTAGTCAAAGTCAATGCCAATAG